The genomic interval AAGGGTGTTATGATAGTTCATTTTATAGTTTACTTGGATAttttaaagtgctttttaaGATCCCAAAAGTCTTACAGTAATGTGATGGTGCAGAGAAAACATCCAGATCTCTGTAGCTTGTTGTCTTGTGCTCTCCTAAAACCAGAGATTTGGCTACTGATGTTCATATAgcttgaagaaataaaatgataaaTTGCATCTAGCTTTGGCAAGAGGGTCTTGGACAGACTGTGGGACTGGAAGGCCAGCAAATCTGGCCATCAGGCTAATTTCTGTCACTCTTTCCTCAGGCAGTATTGATGCACAATAACCCAGCTGCCAAATAAAATGATACCATCAGCTTCCAATTCTTCAACTTCTAGACCAGAGCctttcttacagaaaataatcCTTCTCCAGCCTTTCATGTCTGGAGCTGGTACCTGCCACCATAGATACAAAATCAGGGCTGGGAGGTGTGCTTTTCTGTCTGAGCTGGCTCTGGATGGAGATGCTGTGAGTTAAAATGGTTTACAAACTTCTCTTTAATTGCACCGAAAGAAACATCcctctgctttccagcagaGATTCTTTTCTAGCTGCATTCTGGGGCTGCCTGTAGCCTCAGAAATCCCTCTCCCCACCACAACTGAGAGTTACTTCTTCTTtcctctggttttattttcctcacaCTCTTCAGAAAAAGGCAGAATGTTTGCCCTCTGTGTTCCTCAGTCCTACAAACACCTGTGACTCCTGAGCATTTAAGGAGTTTGACAGCCCACAGGGGTTGAAAAAGCAACCTCTTAGATAAGGACTCAAAGATGCAACGCAGAAAGTCCCTGCTGATAAGGTCTGCACTTCTAGCAGGTATTTCTGTGCTGGGAAAACAGCCCTTGGGAGATGGGGGAAATTAGAGATCCCATAGACAAGGGGCCAGGGTCACTGAGCTGCTCCACAGCACAACACAGCTGCTTGGTGTGAGTGAAGAAAAtctctgctgcagcccagaTGTTGTCCGTCAGGAGATGCTCAGGGGGGCATCaaaaagggaggagaaagggaatttttAGTTCAATGGTTAACAACTGtcctcctcctgcctttctTCACCAGAGCTGCCTTCTAGCATTGAGAAAGCAGCTAGACCCTCAGCATCAAGTTTGctaggtttgggtttttttgtacaAGGGTGGTCACGTTGAAAGAAAAGGTATCAAGTTGCAAAGTGAGTATGGGGCAGATGCAGCCTGTGTGGCTTTCTTCTTTTAGAACTTCCCCAAAATTTTTTGTTACTGGGTTGGCAACAAGTCCTTGTCCTTTTCCCCCACTCCCCACCTTTCCTGCCCGCAGGCAGGACCCAGGCTGAAATTCAGCTGTTGCTTGCTGAGGCTGGCACGGTGTCAGTGagccccatgtccccaggctgctgctgtgccggTGAGATGTGACTGTGGCTGATGAGGGAGCTGTTTGCTCACCAGCCTGTGAGGGAATTGCTGGAGTTTGCTGCTGGGGTGTGTGGTGGTTGCCAGTTCATGCATCAGCAGATGCTCCACAGGAGATCCATGAAACTGCCAGAGGGGGTCTTGGCCCTTGGAGTTCTGGCACAGCTCAAGCACAAGGGATTATGTGCCTGACTTTCCCCTTGTTGATCTGGGGATGAACCAGAGCATTTCTGAGCTCTGCAGACCCAGTCCAAATGAGGAGAACtgatgggaaagggaaaacGTGGGAGGCCATTGCTTCTGTCAGTTCTGCCTCCTGAGAGACACCTCTCTTTCCCAGGTTTGTGTAAGTTTCCCTTCCTGGTTTGTGTAAGTCTTACAAGCAGCATCTGCTGCTTTATCTGCAGATCCTGACTGGGACAGTCCCTATCCCACCCCACAGCAGTGCTCTCTCTGGGACATTCCAGCTGGCTCCTCTGCAGAACCTGGccacagctaaaaaaaaaggagcttgATCTTGAGGTTGGGCAGTGAAATTCTGGTGGAATCTTCCAGAGCTGcacccccagctgctgcagctccttccccttCAAAAGACCTCCACTCTTCAAAAATACCCTGGGCTGGAGCTTGTCTCTATCAGTTCTCCCCCCAGTTTCAATCATGAACGGGAAGGCTGGTTGAAATTTGGAAGAATGGATTAATTTGTTCTCTTTGATCCCCTCAATACCAGCACATGATGCCTCTCTGCAAGTCTGGCATTCCAGACCTGCTCCAGAGAGTTTAATTGACCATTGTAATTGTGaggcttaatttttttctggagtttttccTCGAGGGACAGATGAGGGTCACAGACTTGGAGGGCATCTCATTCCCCATAAAACTGTGCAAAACAGCTATAAACAGCCAGCCCTGAAGTTTTGCTTCCAGCAGTAGATTCCCAGACCTCTCTTGCTCTTCCACCCCCTTCACCCTTGGCTGTGTTTTggctggaggaggcagcagaTAAAAccctgaaggcagcagcagagctggggatgtgTCAGGAGAGATTGGGCTCTCTTGGTGAGGATGGCAATGGAGTGAGatcagctgctggcaggagctgggggggaTGTGTCCAGGGCATAATCTCTGTCTCTGCCTGATTTTTGTGGCatctctttatttatttgtacTTGAAAGGCTTTTTCCCTGTTTGTCTGTGGTCCTTTGTGCTCGTTTCTGGGGAACAATGAAATTGTGGGGTGTTTTTGCAGCAGTGGCTATGGATGCAGCTGGTGGCCATATAAGTACAAAATATTACCCTTATAAATCATTTCGTCACTTTTCCTCCGTGAAAAATGATCTGTCTTTATCAGCCCCCAGAAAAGCACAAATAGAAAGGACAATTTCTTTCAAATGCTGCTCAGCATTATCAGATGGATATCACAGAGCTCCCAGCAGGCCTGGCTTTGCCAGGGTTTGTGCCTGTTTTGCTGAAAGCATGTCCATGAGAGCAAAGTTTGTTGAAGCCTTGGGTTATACCATGACAACCAGAATTTGAGTCAGCTCTCTTGTCTCAGTGGTGATGGATTTATTCTAGGCCAGAGGAAGTTCTCGTCATCTCCAACTTTCCTGACTTGCCATCAAGACCATTGCCATTTCCAAAACATGTTTTCTGCTCCTTTTGGAGGCAAAAGGTACCATTTGGCACCATTTTGTGTTCCAAATGAGCCCTTTGCTGCAAGAACAGGATGGTTTCCCATTAGCGTTCTTGACAGTCTGGAAAAACACTGCAAACTCCTTAACAGATTCATGAATATCAGGTTTATGGCATCATGTGTTATGGTTTTCTACACCCACCTCTTCCTCACAAGTCCTTGAAACTGTAAATAGAAGGAAGTGTTGGGAATGGCCAATTTGAGCACTgagaaaaggctggagcaaagCTGGCACCTTCAGAGATCTCATCCAAAGGCAAGGATGGATTAGGGCTGACTTCTTCTTAAGTGATTTCTCTTCAGCGAAAAGGACTGGCAAGGCAGGATcatctttgccttttccatcAGGAATGTGTTCTCTTTTATATCTGAGGAACAAAGGAGTGATTGGGGGCAGCTGTAATTACATTTTTGGAATCAATTCCTGTTCAGATCTAACACTGTGACATTATGCTCTTTATGATGCGTGtaattaaaacaaagtaaaaaaaacatcttttacTTTGCTGTGGCCTGGTCAAGGAGTCAGAGATATGTTGTGCTCCAAGGAAAAGGCTAGAAAAGAGAAGAGGGTGCAAGGGATAAGTGGATTGTTTTGAAAGGAAActaaaaaggaggagaaaagaaaacaataaagcagagaaaagccaGAGGCTATCCATGCATATCCCTAGGCACTCTTCTCATTCCAAGCTTATCAAAATTTCTAGACCCTGGTTTACTCAGTTCCTTTTGTTTGGAGTCCAGCTGCATTTCTGGTGCATGGGGGAGGAACCATTTGATTTTTTGTGTCTCCTCAactcttgcccttctctgggacaccacatCACTCTGGGGGTCTGTCTGAGaagcctggagctggcaggagtAGAGCTCAGCAAACATCTCTCAGCTGGTGAAAGGAATTCCTGGCAACACCTGGCAAGTTGAATTTTGTCACACTCTTCTGCAAACCAGAGACCTTCACCTTGCATTAGCCctcaaaacaaaaatgcaggATTTTCCCAGAgccaaaatcacacaaaatagcAGCATCCTCCTGCCTGGTGACCAGCCCTTGCTCATGCCAGGTGCCTGGACTGGCAGGGGATGAATGATGAGATTgatctgcccagggagggatgTCTCAGCAGGGATTTCCTCGGctgattttatttgaaaatctgGTATAATTCTTCCCCAGTTCCTGGAAAGAAGCGTCCCTTTCCACCCCTAACATCCACATTCCCCACGTGCCCAGCTGAGGACTGGTGCTCATCCACACCCTGCCCTTGGGCAAACACAATTTCTAAGGTAACATTCAGGTGTCCACTACTCAAGGCAGATTTTGATGTGCAGCAAAGATGATCAGACCTACAAAGCCTGTTGTGCACCCTAAGGTGCAGGGGCAGAAGGTCTTTGATGGGCTGGGCTATGGTCAGCAGTGTGGCTGGTTGTGATGGGAATGGCCATCCCTTCCACTATGAGGACACACTGGTTGGTGGTGGCATGTGAAAACGGGGAGGAAATGATCCTTGGCTGAATCAGAAGCTTGAGGGGGAACGGTCTGTGAGAGAGTCCCAAGGCTGGTCTTTCCTAAAGACCTCGTTTGGTGATCTCCACTGAAGAAATGTCAATATCATTGAGAATCTGCAGCTTGGTGATGGATGAAAGATTCTTCTGCCTATGCTTGAACTGCAGGACTTTGTTTTCATTGatgaaaatgtggaaatagTCCTGGTCAGAGTAGATTTCGACCTGAAAGAGAGACTGTGTTATGTTTGTGGGGCCTTACTGGACCCTGCTTCTGTCATCTCGGGGAGCTCCTGGATCTGTCCACCTACTTAAATTCCTGCCAGAGCCGACACACACACTGCTCGCTCCCACTCTGGGCAAAAAGAGGGAATAATTGGGTTTTCCTTTTCATGATAACAAAATCTGCTGGTAATGCAAAGCCTAAATTGAAAACCAATGCAGCGTCCAGGGATTATCTGAGCTCTGCATGTCCGTGCCAGAACTGGTTATAAATCACCAGGTTATAACAGAATTGCTAACAGGAGATAAAGCCAGAGAGGGGATGTTGTTGAGTATggtgctggcaggaaaggcaaCGGGGAGCACCCCAATATTGTCTGGGTTATTCCTGGTACACCTGAGGGGACCTGGGGGGTGAtgatagtaaaagattttaaaatcatagaaaattcagGGAGTTAGAAAAAaaggcttggcaagccctgtgaaaagtaggccctgggaaatgttagacCTCATGCTTgctaagatcatgtgaaactccacctgtgtagtcagtatatgataaataaaataattgttagatgtgattagatatggtttaaagaatcatgacaaactatgttaggggtttgagggggatcacaagaaataaatgcttgggtaaaatcaaagcatacaatagaacaatgtaagtttaataattaatatgtaagttatataatgatagagtataaaaacatattcagctcaaaaccaagtctggtcagatttgggtctgtgtacctCTGACATccagagctctttaaaaaagcaccttcatataatcattccattattgtgtgttcctgaacgctagCAGTGACACAGGGTTACCTGAAAGGGCTCCTTTGCTCTGAAGGGGAAGGTGTTGTTAACCTCTTCCTGCCCCCAGTGGCTGTTGAGGAAGGAGTTGCAGACAATTCTGGAGCTGGAGAAGCGAGGGTTAAAGTGGAGGGCGATTTGATCTCCAGGATCACAgagcaaattaatttcaaacCTAAGACAGTGAGAGAAAAGGGATGGGGAGCTGTGAATGATGCTTCAGATCCTTGtgagccaggagagctgggagcagagcatgTCCTTACATGCTTGAGCAGGAACTGGTCTCACCCTTGACCACGATGCTCCATCCAGGACAGATTCCCTCTGGGTGCAGGGCCTCAAACTGCAGACAAGGAGGAGAGCACAGCAAGGTGGCAGAGATGAACTGCCCCACTCAGCCCTTAcatctctttctctccctttcccacacAGGCACActctttttccccatctttttcTCACTCCTAAATAATATTAGGGACTCTAAACTGGTAAGAAATCAAGTCTCTATGACATCCAGTTGATGAGGTGGGATTTGCTGTCCCTGAGGTCTTTTGTAAGTAGCTGAGCGTGATCCAAGagcaaaaaattaaagaaaaatttgaatgCCTTCATTGTTGTCAGGACACAAAGATATTCTGATTCTCTCTGCACCTGAGCAATACAAAatctgaagaagaaaacttcATGTGATGCTTTGAAGCAGAGGAACAGGTGTAAAGTGACATCCAGTCTGAGCTTATCCAGTTTTACACGGCTGATTCTTCCCACCAGTTCCTGCCTGATCCCTGTTCCATGTGCTCTCCCCATCTCCACGGTTAAACCAGCATAAAATGAGctggaaaatgtttctttttgaaTAATTCATAGTTTTATTAAATAACTCATTTTAATAAGTTCTTGCCATTTCACCCCATTTTAaaagtttgttatttttttcttccttcagcacTCTAACGATCTTGCATTTCTGAGCATCCCCTCTCACAAACCTATTCACATTAGGAAAATTTCCCCAGCCTTGGCAGCTGTGTGCCTGCTTGTCCCTTCCTATAGGTCAGGACTTCAACTCCcctgtttctttctctgtcatGAGTTCCTATTTCCAATGCTTTTTTGGGATATGCAGTTTTTGAGCAGCAGATGAGACATTTGGGCAGGAGTTAGCGATGACCAACCTCATACCCTCCTGCCTGGCTATTTCAGGAGGGCAGCTTTGGGACCCCACATGGCCACAGAAAGGCTGTGACCAGTGTTCACCCCTGTGAGGCACAGCCAGTGAGTTCTGGATTCAAAGAGCAATTAGTGATGGCAGCACCCAGGTTCCCCTTGCCTTGACCCTGAGTTTGTAATCATTACACCAACCCCAGCAGGACACACTCTGGAGAGAGCTGCTCCCTGTTTGCTGCTGGATGCCCCAGCAGAGATGGAGGGCAGCACACAGCTCGCAGCTAAAGCCCTCCAAGTGACAATTGCTACCCCAGTCCAGCCCTGGTATAACAAAATCTGTCCTGTACCCCATTACTGAGCACCGTGAGACTCAGTTTTGCAGTAGCCTGGACCAGATTGACATAGAGTGGCAGCACTGTAAGCACCACCCCTGTG from Poecile atricapillus isolate bPoeAtr1 chromosome 14, bPoeAtr1.hap1, whole genome shotgun sequence carries:
- the GRIFIN gene encoding grifin — its product is MVSEPRTSGLDYSLTPDRADPAGLSGICCSPSRPCPAALTGHLSPLVMPIPAHVGSWPGYKTPLCCSQAGLRGWRAMALRFEALHPEGICPGWSIVVKGETSSCSSMFEINLLCDPGDQIALHFNPRFSSSRIVCNSFLNSHWGQEEVNNTFPFRAKEPFQVEIYSDQDYFHIFINENKVLQFKHRQKNLSSITKLQILNDIDISSVEITKRGL